From one Eucalyptus grandis isolate ANBG69807.140 chromosome 9, ASM1654582v1, whole genome shotgun sequence genomic stretch:
- the LOC104418620 gene encoding salicylic acid-binding protein 2 — protein MKRHHFVLVHGACHGAWSWYKLKHRLESAGHHVTALDLAASGTNTKSIHDVHTFCEYTEPLLELLASLGAQERVILVGHSLGGLNLALAADRFPKKISVTVFLAAFMPDTAHRPSYVLEEYSARAPKGAWLDTQFAPIGKPDKPLTSMFFGPNFLSSKLYQLSPVEDLELGKILTRPGSLFIEDLSTASSFTREGYGSTMRVYVVCRRDLGIPLEFQQWMIANGGAHHVLELDGADHMAMLSKPQELCDCLLEIGAKYAPA, from the exons ATGAAACGCCACCACTTCGTTCTCGTGCACGGCGCCTGCCACGGGGCGTGGAGCTGGTACAAGCTCAAGCACCGGCTTGAGTCGGCTGGCCACCACGTCACAGCCCTAGACCTCGCCGCCTCCGGCACCAACACAAAGTCCATACACGACGTCCACACGTTCTGCGAGTACACCGAGCCGCTGTTGGAGCTCCTGGCCTCGCTTGGGGCGCAAGAGAGGGTGATCCTCGTCGGACACAGCTTGGGTGGCTTGAACTTGGCCCTTGCCGCCGACAGGTTCCCAAAGAAGATATCGGTCACTGTATTCTTGGCGGCTTTCATGCCAGACACCGCGCATCGACCGTCGTACGTGCTGGAAGAG TATTCTGCAAGGGCTCCGAAGGGAGCATGGTTAGACACCCAATTCGCACCCATCGGAAAGCCTGACAAACCCTTAACATCCATGTTCTTCGGGCCCAACTTCTTGTCATCCAAGCTCTACCAGTTGTCCCCTGTCGAG GATCTGGAGCTCGGCAAGATCTTGACGCGGCCGGGGTCATTGTTCATAGAAGACCTGAGCACGGCAAGCAGCTTCACCCGAGAAGGCTACGGGTCGACGATGCGGGTCTACGTCGTATGCAGACGAGACCTGGGGATACCCCTGGAGTTCCAACAGTGGATGATCGCGAACGGCGGGGCCCACCACGTCCTGGAATTGGACGGCGCCGATCACATGGCTATGCTCTCGAAGCCGCAGGAGCTTTGCGATTGTCTGCTGGAGATCGGGGCCAAATACGCACCTGCCTAA
- the LOC104418621 gene encoding salicylic acid-binding protein 2, with the protein MKHHHFVLVHGACHGAWSWYKLKHRLESAGHRVTALDLAASGTNTKSIHNVQTFCEYTEPLLELLASLGAQERVILVGHSLGGLNLALAADRFPKKISVTVFLAAFMPDTAHRPSYVMEEYCARAPEGAWLDTQFAPIGQRDKPLTSMFFGPDFLSSKLYQLSPVEDLELGKILTRPGSLFIEDLSTASNFTREGYGSTMRVYVVCRQDLGIPLEFQQWMITNGGAHHVLELDGADHMAMLSKPQELCDCLLEIGATYAPA; encoded by the exons ATGAAACACCACCACTTCGTACTCGTGCACGGCGCGTGCCACGGCGCGTGGAGCTGGTACAAGCTCAAGCACCGGCTTGAGTCGGCCGGCCACCGCGTCACAGCCCTAGACCTCGCAGCCTCTGGCACCAACACGAAGTCCATACACAACGTCCAGACGTTCTGCGAGTACACCGAGCCGCTGCTGGAGCTCCTGGCCTCGCTTGGGGCGCAAGAGAGGGTGATCCTCGTCGGCCACAGCTTGGGCGGCTTGAACTTGGCCCTCGCCGCCGACAGGTTCCCGAAGAAGATATCGGTCACTGTATTCTTGGCGGCTTTCATGCCAGACACCGCGCATCGACCGTCGTACGTGATGGAAGAG TATTGTGCAAGGGCTCCGGAGGGAGCATGGCTAGACACCCAATTCGCGCCCATCGGACAGCGTGACAAACCCTTAACATCCATGTTCTTCGGCCCCGACTTCTTGTCATCCAAGCTCTACCAGTTGTCCCCTGTCGAG GATCTGGAGCTCGGCAAGATCTTGACGCGGCCGGGGTCATTGTTCATAGAAGACCTGAGCACGGCAAGCAACTTCACCCGAGAAGGCTACGGGTCGACGATGCGGGTCTACGTCGTGTGCAGACAGGACCTGGGGATACCCCTGGAGTTCCAACAGTGGATGATCACGAACGGCGGGGCCCACCACGTCCTGGAGTTGGACGGCGCCGATCACATGGCCATGCTCTCGAAGCCGCAGGAGCTTTGCGATTGTCTGCTGGAGATCGGGGCCACATACGCACCTGCCTAA
- the LOC104418622 gene encoding salicylic acid-binding protein 2, giving the protein MKQQHHFVLVHGVCHGAWCWFHVKHRLESAGHRVTPLNLAGAGTSTKSIYDVHSFREYNEPLLEFMASLEPSEKVILVGHSLGGMSLALIADKFPEKISAAVFLTALMPDTTHQPSLVLEQFRSSIPEQEWLDTQFKTFGKTEKLLTSFLLGPEFLAARVYPLSPKEDLELAKIMMRPGSLFIEDLATADKFTGEGYGSIVRVYVVCKQDLVIPEEFQRRMMKNGGAQHVMEIDGAGHMPMFSEPQKLCDCLLEVAAKYT; this is encoded by the exons ATGAAGCAGCAACACCACTTCGTTCTCGTGCACGGCGTATGCCACGGTGCGTGGTGCTGGTTCCATGTCAAGCACCGGCTAGAGTCGGCCGGCCACCGCGTCACACCGCTGAACCTCGCCGGTGCAGGCACCAGCACGAAGTCCATCTACGATGTCCACTCATTCCGTGAGTACAACGAGCCGCTCTTGGAGTTCATGGCCTCGCTCGAGCCATCCGAGAAGGTGATCCTTGTGGGACACAGCTTGGGCGGCATGAGCTTGGCTCTCATCGCCGACAAGTTCCCCGAGAAGATCTCAGCCGCTGTTTTCCTGACAGCACTAATGCCGGACACCACGCACCAGCCGTCTCTTGTGTTAGAACAG TTTCGTTCGAGCATTCCAGAGCAAGAGTGGCTGGACACTCAATTCAAAACCTTTGGAAAGACAGAAAAGCTGTTGACTTCCTTCTTATTAGGGCCCGAATTCCTGGCGGCTCGGGTCTACCCGTTATCTCCCAAGGAG GATCTAGAGCTTGCTAAGATCATGATGAGGCCGGGGTCGCTCTTCATAGAAGACCTGGCTACGGCGGACAAGTTCACCGGCGAAGGGTACGGCTCGATCGTGCGGGTGTACGTCGTGTGCAAGCAGGACCTCGTGATCCCGGAGGAGTTCCAACGGCGGATGATGAAGAACGGCGGGGCCCAGCACGTGATGGAGATCGACGGTGCAGGTCACATGCCCATGTTCTCCGAGCCCCAGAAGCTGTGCGATTGCCTCCTCGAAGTGGCGGCCAAATATACCTGA